From one Coffea eugenioides isolate CCC68of chromosome 11, Ceug_1.0, whole genome shotgun sequence genomic stretch:
- the LOC113753602 gene encoding ABC transporter B family member 11-like, whose product MVVGTITAVGSGISMPLMTVLLGEIINSFGKTLDRKQVVHEVSKVSLKYVYLALGSGVASFSQIACWTVTGERQAGRIRSLYLRALLMQDVAFFDKETSTGEIIERISVDTITIQDAISEKVGRFIQLSASILGAFVIAFIKGWLLSLVLSSSIPLLVLTASTMTMILAKRASRGQAAYSVAATVVEQTLGSIRTVASFTGEKQAIAEYDKSLDKAYKSGVREGLAAGLGRGTLAFVYYCSYGLALWFGAKMILEKHYTGGDVLNVTIALLTGSFSIGQASPCLSAFAYGQAAGFKMFQVMNRKPVISPSNLGGLKLDNVAGNIELKDVYFSYPTRVHEQIFNGFSLFVPSGTTTALVGRSGSGKSTVLSLIERFYDPQAGQVLIDGINIKEFQLKWIRSKIGLVSQEPILFASSIRDNIAYGKENTSLDEIQIAAQHANATKFIDNLPQGLDTIVGMHGIQMSGGQKQRIAIARAILKDPSILLLDEATSALDAESERIVQKALDGIMVNRTTVIVAHRLSTVKNADKIAVIDQGKIVEKGPHSELLQDPEGAYSQLVRLQQPSKGSDDYILDNHHDGPEIKADSGRHSSQRISSLKSISRCSSETGNSSRHSLSVSTGLPTVVRMLEAGSGESQESASMPSKKDQQSPLYRLAYLNKLEIPQLLLGSLAAVVTGALLPIFGVILSKAIKTFYEPAHELQQKSRLWALLVVVLGLSYLLATPLRAYCFAVAGCKLIRCIRLKCFEKIVHMDISWFDRQDNSSGRISSRLSIDAASVRSLVGESLSMLVQNSATAFAGLIIGFGASWRLSLIVTFMLPLITINGYMNLKFLSGFNADAKKLYEEATQVASDAVGSIRTVASFSAEDNVILLYEKKCKGPVTKGIKQGLYSGVGYGLSMFFLYAVYATTFYAGARLIKAGKITFGDVFQVFYGLSMAAIGISQSSALSPDASKARSGAASIIALLDLNSPIDSSKTSGIILDNVKGDIAFQNVSFRYPSRPDVQIFKDLCLAVESCKTLALVGESGSGKSTVISLLQRFYDPDSGEITLDGVELRNLNLKWLRQQMGLVSQEPVLFNGTIRANIAYGKEGSATEAEIISAAEKANAHQFISGLQQGYDTLVGERGIQLSGGQKQRVAIARAIIKSPKILLLDEATSALDAESEKVVQDALVQAMVGKTTIVVAHRLSTIRGADLIAVVKNGVIQEKGNHESLISMKDGMYASLMEQYSSATSI is encoded by the exons GTGAAAAG GTTGGAAGATTCATACAGTTGTCAGCTTCCATTTTAGGAGCTTTTGTTATAGCTTTTATTAAGGGGTGGCTACTCTCCTTGGTCTTGTCGTCTTCAATTCCGCTACTTGTCCTGACTGCTTCTACAATGACTATGATACTGGCAAAGCGGGCATCTCGGGGACAAGCAGCCTATTCAGTTGCAGCAACAGTGGTCGAACAAACTCTAGGCTCAATTAGAACA GTTGCATCTTTTACTGGGGAGAAGCAAGCTATTGCCGAATATGACAAATCCCTGGATAAAGCTTACAAATCAGGAGTGCGAGAGGGCTTGGCAGCTGGTTTGGGACGTGGTACCCTTGCGTTTGTTTACTACTGCAGTTATGGTTTAGCGTTATGGTTTGGAGCCAAAATGATCTTAGAGAAGCACTATACCGGAGGAGATGTCCTCAATGTAACAATTGCCCTATTAACTGGATCCTT TTCCATTGGACAAGCATCCCCTTGCTTGAGTGCATTTGCATATGGACAAGCTGCAGGATTTAAAATGTTTCAGGTAATGAATAGAAAGCCAGTTATAAGCCCTTCCAATTTGGGTGGACTAAAATTGGATAATGTGGCTGGCAATATAGAACTGAAGGATGTCTATTTCAGCTATCCAACAAGGGTACATGAACAGATATTTAATGGATTTTCTCTCTTCGTACCAAGTGGAACAACTACAGCATTGGTTGGACGAAGTGGAAGCGGAAAATCAACGGTTCTCAGCCTTATCGAGAGATTCTATGATCCACAAGCAGGTCAAGTCTTGATAGATGGTATCAACATCAAAGAGTTTCAACTTAAGTGGATCAGAAGCAAAATTGGTCTCGTCAGCCAGGAGCCTATATTGTTTGCCTCGAGCATTAGGGATAATATTGCATACGGCAAGGAGAACACGAGCCTTGATGAAATACAAATTGCAGCCCAACACGCCAATGCTACTAAATTCATCGACAACTTACCTCAG GGACTAGATACGATTGTTGGTATGCATGGAATTCAGATGTCAGGGGGACAAAAGCAGAGAATTGCCATAGCAAGAGCAATTCTGAAAGACCCTAGCATTCTACTTCTGGACGAAGCTACAAGTGCTCTTGATGCAGAATCTGAACGGATTGTGCAGAAAGCTCTGGATGGAATTATGGTCAACCGGACGACAGTTATTGTAGCACATCGTCTGAGCACAGTGAAAAATGCAGACAAAATTGCTGTCATTGATCAAGGAAAGATTGTTGAAAAAG GTCCACATAGTGAGCTACTACAAGATCCTGAAGGAGCATATTCCCAGCTTGTACGGTTACAACAGCCTAGTAAAGGATCAGATGACTATATTTTGGATAATCATCATGATGGACCAGAGATTAAAGCAGATTCTGGAAGACATTCGAGCCAAAGAATTTCCTCCTTAAAATCCATAAGCCGATGCTCATCCGAAACAGGTAACAGTAGCCGTCACTCGTTATCTGTATCAACTGGTCTGCCTACCGTTGTCAGGATGCTAGAAGCAGGATCGGGAGAATCCCAAGAATCAGCTTCCATGCCATCAAAAAAAGACCAACAAAGTCCACTTTACCGCTTGGCCTATCTTAACAAACTCGAAATTCCACAATTATTGCTTGGTTCCTTAGCAGCTGTTGTTACTGGAGcacttttaccaatttttggGGTAATTCTCTCAAAAGCAATCAAGACCTTCTATGAGCCTGCTCATGAGCTTCAGCAGAAATCAAGATTGTGGGCATTATTGGTAGTAGTTCTTGGGTTGTCTTATTTGTTGGCAACACCATTAAGAGCGTATTGTTTTGCTGTGGCAGGATGTAAGCTGATTAGATGCATTCGGTTGAAATGCTTTGAAAAAATAGTTCATATGGATATAAGTTGGTTTGATAGGCAGGACAACTCAAGTGGTAGAATTAGTTCCCGGCTTTCGATTGATGCAGCATCTGTGAGGAGTCTAGTTGGCGAATCGCTTTCTATGCTTGTTCAGAATAGTGCCACCGCTTTTGCTGGATTGATTATTGGTTTTGGAGCAAGCTGGAGGTTATCCCTCATAGTAACATTCATGTTACCACTCATTACCATTAATGGatacatgaatttaaaatttttaagtgGATTCAATGCGGATGCAAAG AAGTTGTACGAGGAAGCCACTCAAGTAGCCAGTGATGCAGTTGGAAGCATTAGGACAGTTGCTTCCTTTTCTGCAGAGGATAACGTGATTCTATTGTATGAGAAGAAATGTAAAGGCCCGGTGACAAAAGGAATAAAACAAGGATTATATAGTGGTGTAGGATATGGTTTGTCCATGTTCTTCTTGTATGCAGTTTATGCAACCACTTTCTATGCCGGAGCTCGACTTATTAAAGCTGGCAAGATAACCTTTGGTGATGTTTTTCAG GTCTTTTATGGCTTGAGCATGGCAGCAATTGGCATATCTCAATCAAGCGCCCTTAGTCCAGACGCTAGCAAAGCAAGAAGTGGAGCTGCTTCTATCATTGCACTTCTTGACCTGAATTCGCCCATAGACTCGAGCAAAACCTCGGGAATTATATTGGACAATGTTAAGGGAGATATAGCATTTCAGAATGTCAGCTTCAGATATCCAAGTAGACCTGATGTTCAGATTTTTAAAGATCTTTGTTTGGCTGTCGAGTCCTGCAAG ACACTAGCTCTGGTCGGAGAAAGTGGGAGTGGAAAATCTACCGTCATTTCGTTACTGCAAAGATTTTATGATCCTGATTCTGGTGAAATCACACTAGACGGAGTGGAACTGAGAAATCTGAATTTGAAATGGTTAAGGCAGCAGATGGGATTAGTGAGTCAAGAGCCTGTTTTATTCAATGGCACAATTCGTGCTAACATCGCATATGGCAAAGAAGGCAGTGCCACTGAGGCTGAAATTATATCTGCAGCAGAAAAAGCAAATGCTCACCAATTTATCAGCGGTTTGCAACAG gGCTACGACACACTCGTCGGTGAAAGAGGAATACAATTATCAGGTGGACAGAAGCAAAGAGTGGCGATTGCCCGAGCAATTATAAAGTCCCCCAAGATCTTACTTCTTGATGAGGCCACTAGTGCTCTTGATGCTGAATCTGAGAAGGTAGTTCAAGATGCATTGGTTCAAGCTATGGTTGGGAAAACCACAATAGTGGTGGCTCATAGGCTTTCCACAATTAGGGGCGCAGACTTGATTGCAGTTGTTAAAAATGGAGTGATTCAAGAGAAAGGAAACCATGAAAGCTTGATTAGTATGAAGGATGGCATGTATGCTTCTCTTATGGAACAATATTCTAGTGCTACATCAATATAA